A genome region from Rissa tridactyla isolate bRisTri1 chromosome 18, bRisTri1.patW.cur.20221130, whole genome shotgun sequence includes the following:
- the LOC128919052 gene encoding discoidin, CUB and LCCL domain-containing protein 1-like isoform X2 → MRAGGGAARGALAVALLRRCLLLGPLGMRPAGGQEGDGCGHTLLTPYSGTLSSKNYPGTYPNHTACRWRLHAPPGTSLLLAFGDVDLEPSERCAHSSLLLADPQADTTYGPFCRNAVPTAPLLVTNSSAMTVLFNSTSHRSGRGILLSYATSQHPACTAPRAARTSTGTSGATQARATGTGSLSEKRLIFHKACGDVLEVATFNASSWWLEVDALGQDRAWVAERAALGTAGHSWAAEPGSDSTWLELDLGARRNITGIITKGSSEQYDYYVTSYRVSSSRDGKNWRPYRGSSGQEDKVFEGNADSYGEVSNAFIPPIVARYIRVTPQSWHQRVALKVALVGCQPARVRAPRPYVPSVPKEVPIPTSRPASHTPIPGVALDPEKAGSTLLVMLLIGGFVLLCSSLLLLAFLCRRKRKPAAELSCGITKGYPKLESSPVCSLQSLPPPGSALASFPTAAVPADLSQTHSPEYAEPDLVQLSPSSQTGPSTFKPLLDEGYTLPLVMSHYDVPGKYHEYAEPLPPEPEYATPFSEPDGTRGITGLPCTPPVGYDAPTPRPGDRGTERTAGDVPSPEGAQLGDCPLSHVYHEAL, encoded by the exons atgcgggcgggcggcggggcggcacGGGGGGCGCTGGCCGTGGCGCTGCTCCgccgctgcctgctgctgggccCGCTGGGGATGCGCCCGGCCGGCGGACAGGAGG GGGATGGCTGCGGCCACACGCTGCTGACACCCTACAGTGGCACCCTCAGCTCCAAGAACTACCCGGGCACCTACCCCAACCACACGGCCTGCCGCTGGCGGCTGCACGCCCCCCCGggcacctccctcctcctggcattcgggGACGTGGACCTGGAGCCCTCCGAGCGCTGTGcccacagctccctgctgctcGCCGACCCCCAGGCCGACACCACCTATG GGCCCTTCTGCAGGAACGCCGTCCCCACCGCCCCGCTCCTGGTGACAAACTCCAGCGCCATGACCGTCCTGTTCAACAGCACCAGCCACCGCTCGGGAAGAGGCATCCTCCTGTCCTACGCCACCTCGCAGCACCCAG CGTGTACTGCCCCGCGGGCTGCAAGGACATCGACGGGGACATCTGGGGCAACCCAAGCCAGGGCTACCGGGAC GGGATCCCTCTCCGAGAAGCGGCTCATATTCCACAaag CCTGCGGTGATGTACTGGAGGTGGCCACCTTCAACGCCTCGTCCTGGTGGCTCGAGGTGGACGCGCTGGGGCAGGACCGAGCCTGGGTGGCCGAACGGGCAGCGCTTGGCACTGCCGGCCACTCCTGGGCCGCCGAACCAGGCTCCGACAGCACCTGGCTGGAGCTGGACCTGGGCGCCCGCAGGAACATCACAG GCATCATCACGAAGGGCTCCTCTGAGCAGTATGACTACTACGTGACGTCCTACCGGGTCTCCTCCAGCCGTGACGGGAAGAACTGGAGACCCTACAGAGGCAGCAGTGGCCAGGAGGACAAG GTCTTTGAAGGAAACGCTGACAGCTATGGGGAGGTCTCCAATGCCTTCATCCCCCCCATCGTAGCCCGCTACATCCGTGTCACACCCCAGAGCTGGCACCAGCGCGTGGCCTTGAAGGTGGCCCTGGTGGGGTGCCAGCCAGCGCGGGTCCGCGCGCCCCGGCCCTATG TGCCCAGCGTCCCCAAGGAGGTCCCCATTCCCACCAGCCGCCCGGCCAGCCACACCCCCATCCCCGGTGTTGCCCTGGACCCAGAAAAGGCAG gctccaCACTGCTGGTGATGCTGCTCATTGGCGGCTTCGtgctcctctgctccagcctcctgctgctggcgTTCCTCTGCCGCAGGAAGAG AAAGCCGGCGGCGGAGCTGAGCTGCGGGATCACGAAAG GGTACCCCAAACTGGAGTCGAGCCCGGtgtgctccctgcagagcctgccaCCCCCCGGCTCTGCGCTGGCCTCCTTCCCCACGGCAGCAGTGCCGGCGGACCTCAGCCAGACCCATTCACCAG AGTACGCCGAGCCAGACCTGgtgcagctgagccccagcagccagACGGGCCCCTCCACCTTCAAGCCGCTGCTGGACGAGGGCTACACGTTGCCGCTGGTCATGAGCCACTATGACGTGCCGGGAAAATACCACGAGTATGCTGAGCCGCTGCCACCTGAGCCCGAGTACGCCACGCCGTTCAGCGAACCCGATGGCACCCGCGGCATCACGGggctcccctgcacccccccggTGGGGTACGACGCACCCACCCCCCGACCTGGGGACAGG
- the LOC128919052 gene encoding discoidin, CUB and LCCL domain-containing protein 1-like isoform X1, whose amino-acid sequence MRAGGGAARGALAVALLRRCLLLGPLGMRPAGGQEGDGCGHTLLTPYSGTLSSKNYPGTYPNHTACRWRLHAPPGTSLLLAFGDVDLEPSERCAHSSLLLADPQADTTYGPFCRNAVPTAPLLVTNSSAMTVLFNSTSHRSGRGILLSYATSQHPDLVSCLVRGTHYTQEHVSVYCPAGCKDIDGDIWGNPSQGYRDTSVLCKAAVHAGVIADELGGKVTLAREKGITLYESAFANGLHSKRGSLSEKRLIFHKACGDVLEVATFNASSWWLEVDALGQDRAWVAERAALGTAGHSWAAEPGSDSTWLELDLGARRNITGIITKGSSEQYDYYVTSYRVSSSRDGKNWRPYRGSSGQEDKVFEGNADSYGEVSNAFIPPIVARYIRVTPQSWHQRVALKVALVGCQPARVRAPRPYVPSVPKEVPIPTSRPASHTPIPGVALDPEKAGSTLLVMLLIGGFVLLCSSLLLLAFLCRRKRKPAAELSCGITKGYPKLESSPVCSLQSLPPPGSALASFPTAAVPADLSQTHSPEYAEPDLVQLSPSSQTGPSTFKPLLDEGYTLPLVMSHYDVPGKYHEYAEPLPPEPEYATPFSEPDGTRGITGLPCTPPVGYDAPTPRPGDRGTERTAGDVPSPEGAQLGDCPLSHVYHEAL is encoded by the exons atgcgggcgggcggcggggcggcacGGGGGGCGCTGGCCGTGGCGCTGCTCCgccgctgcctgctgctgggccCGCTGGGGATGCGCCCGGCCGGCGGACAGGAGG GGGATGGCTGCGGCCACACGCTGCTGACACCCTACAGTGGCACCCTCAGCTCCAAGAACTACCCGGGCACCTACCCCAACCACACGGCCTGCCGCTGGCGGCTGCACGCCCCCCCGggcacctccctcctcctggcattcgggGACGTGGACCTGGAGCCCTCCGAGCGCTGTGcccacagctccctgctgctcGCCGACCCCCAGGCCGACACCACCTATG GGCCCTTCTGCAGGAACGCCGTCCCCACCGCCCCGCTCCTGGTGACAAACTCCAGCGCCATGACCGTCCTGTTCAACAGCACCAGCCACCGCTCGGGAAGAGGCATCCTCCTGTCCTACGCCACCTCGCAGCACCCAG ACCTGGTTTCCTGCCTGGTTCGAGGCACCCACTACACCCAGGAGCACGTCAG CGTGTACTGCCCCGCGGGCTGCAAGGACATCGACGGGGACATCTGGGGCAACCCAAGCCAGGGCTACCGGGAC ACCTCGGTGCTGTGCAAGGCAGCCGTGCATGCCGGGGTGATTGCGGATGAGCTGGGCGGGAAGGTCACCCTGGCCCGGGAGAAGGGCATCACCCTCTACGAGTCGGCCTTCGCCAACGGGCTCCACTCCAAAAG GGGATCCCTCTCCGAGAAGCGGCTCATATTCCACAaag CCTGCGGTGATGTACTGGAGGTGGCCACCTTCAACGCCTCGTCCTGGTGGCTCGAGGTGGACGCGCTGGGGCAGGACCGAGCCTGGGTGGCCGAACGGGCAGCGCTTGGCACTGCCGGCCACTCCTGGGCCGCCGAACCAGGCTCCGACAGCACCTGGCTGGAGCTGGACCTGGGCGCCCGCAGGAACATCACAG GCATCATCACGAAGGGCTCCTCTGAGCAGTATGACTACTACGTGACGTCCTACCGGGTCTCCTCCAGCCGTGACGGGAAGAACTGGAGACCCTACAGAGGCAGCAGTGGCCAGGAGGACAAG GTCTTTGAAGGAAACGCTGACAGCTATGGGGAGGTCTCCAATGCCTTCATCCCCCCCATCGTAGCCCGCTACATCCGTGTCACACCCCAGAGCTGGCACCAGCGCGTGGCCTTGAAGGTGGCCCTGGTGGGGTGCCAGCCAGCGCGGGTCCGCGCGCCCCGGCCCTATG TGCCCAGCGTCCCCAAGGAGGTCCCCATTCCCACCAGCCGCCCGGCCAGCCACACCCCCATCCCCGGTGTTGCCCTGGACCCAGAAAAGGCAG gctccaCACTGCTGGTGATGCTGCTCATTGGCGGCTTCGtgctcctctgctccagcctcctgctgctggcgTTCCTCTGCCGCAGGAAGAG AAAGCCGGCGGCGGAGCTGAGCTGCGGGATCACGAAAG GGTACCCCAAACTGGAGTCGAGCCCGGtgtgctccctgcagagcctgccaCCCCCCGGCTCTGCGCTGGCCTCCTTCCCCACGGCAGCAGTGCCGGCGGACCTCAGCCAGACCCATTCACCAG AGTACGCCGAGCCAGACCTGgtgcagctgagccccagcagccagACGGGCCCCTCCACCTTCAAGCCGCTGCTGGACGAGGGCTACACGTTGCCGCTGGTCATGAGCCACTATGACGTGCCGGGAAAATACCACGAGTATGCTGAGCCGCTGCCACCTGAGCCCGAGTACGCCACGCCGTTCAGCGAACCCGATGGCACCCGCGGCATCACGGggctcccctgcacccccccggTGGGGTACGACGCACCCACCCCCCGACCTGGGGACAGG